One genomic window of Streptococcus mitis includes the following:
- the rpmJ gene encoding 50S ribosomal protein L36 → MKVRPSVKPICEYCKVIRRNGRVMVICPANPKHKQRQG, encoded by the coding sequence ATGAAAGTAAGACCATCGGTCAAACCAATTTGCGAATACTGTAAAGTTATTCGTCGTAATGGTCGTGTTATGGTAATTTGCCCAGCAAATCCAAAACACAAACAACGTCAAGGATAA
- the rpsM gene encoding 30S ribosomal protein S13: protein MARIAGVDIPNDKRVVISLTYVYGIGLATSKKILAAAGISEDVRVRDLTSDQEDAIRREVDAIKVEGDLRREVNLNIKRLMEIGSYRGIRHRRGLPVRGQNTKNNARTRKGKAVAIAGKKK from the coding sequence ATGGCTCGTATTGCTGGAGTTGACATTCCAAATGACAAACGCGTAGTAATCTCATTGACTTATGTTTATGGTATCGGACTTGCAACATCTAAGAAAATTTTGGCTGCTGCTGGAATCTCAGAAGATGTTCGTGTACGTGATCTTACATCAGATCAAGAAGATGCTATCCGTCGCGAAGTGGATGCAATCAAAGTTGAAGGTGACCTTCGTCGTGAAGTAAACTTGAACATCAAACGTTTGATGGAAATCGGTTCATACCGTGGTATCCGTCACCGTCGTGGACTTCCTGTCCGTGGACAAAACACTAAAAACAACGCTCGCACTCGTAAAGGTAAAGCTGTTGCGATTGCAGGTAAGAAAAAATAA
- the rpsK gene encoding 30S ribosomal protein S11, producing the protein MAKPTRKRRVKKNIESGIAHIHATFNNTIVMITDVHGNAISWSSAGALGFKGSRKSTPFAAQMASEAAAKSAQEHGLKSVEVTVKGPGSGRESAIRALAAAGLEVTAIRDVTPVPHNGARPPKRRRV; encoded by the coding sequence TTGGCTAAACCAACACGTAAACGTCGTGTGAAAAAGAATATCGAATCTGGTATTGCTCATATTCACGCTACATTTAATAACACTATTGTTATGATTACTGATGTGCATGGTAATGCAATTTCTTGGTCATCTGCTGGTGCTCTTGGTTTTAAAGGTTCTCGTAAATCTACACCATTCGCTGCTCAAATGGCTTCTGAAGCTGCTGCTAAATCTGCACAAGAACACGGTCTTAAATCAGTTGAAGTTACTGTAAAAGGTCCAGGTTCTGGTCGTGAGTCAGCTATTCGTGCGCTTGCTGCCGCTGGTCTTGAAGTAACAGCAATTCGTGATGTGACTCCAGTGCCACACAATGGTGCTCGTCCTCCAAAACGTCGCCGTGTATAA
- a CDS encoding DNA-directed RNA polymerase subunit alpha: protein MIEFEKPNITKIDENKDYGKFVIEPLERGYGTTLGNSLRRVLLASLPGAAVTSINIDGVLHEFDTVPGVREDVMQIILNIKGIAVKSYVEDEKIIELDVEGPAEVTAGDILTDSDIEIVNPDHYLFTIGEGSSLKATMTVNSGRGYVPADENKKDNAPVGTLAVDSIYTPVTKVNYQVEPARVGSNDGFDKLTLEILTNGTIIPEDALGLSARILTEHLDLFTNLTEIAKSTEVMKEADTESDDRILDRTIEELDLSVRSYNCLKRAGINTVHDLTEKSEAEMMKVRNLGRKSLEEVKLKLIDLGLGLKDK, encoded by the coding sequence ATGATCGAGTTTGAAAAACCAAATATAACAAAAATTGATGAAAATAAAGATTATGGCAAGTTTGTAATCGAACCACTTGAACGTGGCTACGGTACAACTCTTGGTAACTCTCTTCGTCGTGTACTTCTAGCTTCTCTACCAGGAGCAGCTGTGACATCTATCAACATTGATGGTGTGTTACATGAGTTTGACACAGTTCCAGGTGTTCGTGAAGACGTGATGCAAATCATTCTGAACATTAAAGGAATTGCAGTGAAATCGTACGTTGAAGACGAAAAAATCATCGAACTGGATGTTGAAGGTCCTGCTGAAGTAACAGCTGGTGACATTTTGACAGATAGCGATATTGAAATTGTAAATCCAGATCATTATCTCTTTACAATCGGTGAAGGTTCTTCTCTAAAAGCGACTATGACTGTTAACAGTGGTCGTGGATATGTACCTGCAGATGAAAATAAAAAGGATAATGCACCAGTTGGGACACTTGCTGTAGATTCTATTTATACACCAGTTACCAAAGTCAACTATCAAGTGGAACCTGCTCGTGTAGGTAGCAATGATGGATTTGACAAACTAACCCTTGAAATCTTGACAAATGGAACAATTATTCCAGAAGATGCTTTAGGGCTTTCAGCACGTATTTTGACAGAACATCTTGATTTGTTTACAAATCTTACTGAGATTGCTAAGTCAACTGAAGTGATGAAAGAAGCTGACACTGAATCTGACGACCGTATTTTGGATCGTACGATTGAGGAACTGGACTTGTCTGTGCGTTCATACAACTGTTTGAAACGTGCCGGTATCAATACTGTGCATGACTTGACAGAAAAATCTGAAGCAGAGATGATGAAAGTACGAAATCTTGGACGCAAGAGTTTGGAAGAAGTGAAACTCAAACTCATTGATTTGGGTCTTGGATTAAAAGATAAATAA
- the rplQ gene encoding 50S ribosomal protein L17 encodes MAYRKLGRTSSQRKAMLRDLTTDLLINESIVTTEARAKEIRKTVEKMITLGKRGDLHARRQAAAFVRNEIASENYDEATDKYTSTTALQKLFSEIAPRYAERNGGYTRILKTEPRRGDAAPMAIIELV; translated from the coding sequence ATGGCTTACCGTAAACTAGGACGCACTAGCTCACAACGTAAAGCAATGCTTCGCGATTTGACAACTGACCTTTTGATCAACGAATCAATCGTGACAACTGAAGCTCGTGCTAAAGAAATCCGTAAAACTGTTGAAAAAATGATTACTCTAGGTAAACGTGGTGATTTGCATGCACGTCGTCAAGCAGCTGCTTTCGTACGTAATGAAATCGCATCTGAAAACTATGATGAAGCAACTGATAAGTACACTTCTACTACAGCACTTCAAAAATTGTTCTCAGAAATCGCACCTCGTTATGCTGAACGTAACGGTGGATACACTCGTATCCTTAAAACTGAACCACGTCGTGGTGATGCAGCGCCAATGGCGATCATCGAATTAGTATAA
- a CDS encoding ACT domain-containing protein: MKAIITVVGKDKSGIVAGVSAKIAELGLNIDDISQTVLDEYFTMMAVVSSDEKQDFTYLRNEFEAFGQTLNVKINIQSAAIFEAMYNI, from the coding sequence ATGAAAGCGATTATAACTGTTGTTGGTAAAGATAAATCTGGAATTGTTGCAGGTGTTTCTGCTAAAATTGCAGAATTGGGTTTGAATATTGACGATATTTCTCAAACTGTCTTGGATGAATATTTTACGATGATGGCTGTCGTCTCTAGTGATGAAAAGCAAGATTTTACCTATCTTCGTAATGAATTTGAAGCTTTTGGGCAAACTTTGAATGTAAAAATCAATATTCAGAGTGCAGCGATTTTCGAAGCTATGTATAATATCTAG
- a CDS encoding PFL family protein, whose protein sequence is MDIRQVTETIAMIEEQNFDIRTITMGISLLDCIDPDINRASEKIYQKITSKAANLVAVGDEIAAELGIPIVNKRVSVTPISLIGAATDAIDYVVLAKALDKAAKEIGVDFIGGFSALVQKGYQKGDEILINSIPRALAETDKVCSSVNIGSTKSGINMTAVADMGRVIKETATLSDMGAAKLVVFANAVEDNPFMAGAFHGVGEADVIINVGVSGPGVVKRALEKVRGQSFDVVAETVKKTAFKITRIGQLVGQMASERLGVEFGIVDLSLAPTPAVGDSVARVLEEMGLETVGTHGTTAALALLNDQVKKGGVMACNQVGGLSGAFIPVSEDEGMIAAVQNGSLNLEKLEAMTAICSVGLDMIAIPEDTPAETIAAMIADEAAIGVINMKTTAVRIIPKGKEGDMIEFGGLLGTAPVMKVNGASSVDFISRGGQIPAPIHSFKN, encoded by the coding sequence ATGGATATTAGACAAGTTACTGAAACTATCGCCATGATTGAGGAGCAAAACTTCGATATCAGAACTATTACCATGGGGATTTCCCTATTAGACTGTATTGATCCAGATATCAATCGTGCTTCGGAGAAAATTTATCAAAAGATTACGAGCAAGGCAGCTAATTTAGTGGCTGTTGGCGATGAAATTGCAGCTGAGTTGGGAATTCCTATCGTTAATAAGCGTGTATCGGTGACTCCTATTTCTCTGATTGGGGCAGCGACAGATGCAATAGACTATGTAGTTTTGGCAAAAGCGCTTGATAAGGCTGCGAAAGAAATCGGTGTGGATTTTATTGGTGGTTTCTCAGCCTTGGTACAAAAAGGTTATCAAAAGGGAGATGAGATTCTCATCAATTCTATTCCTCGTGCTTTGGCTGAAACGGACAAGGTCTGCTCGTCAGTCAATATCGGCTCAACCAAGTCTGGTATTAATATGACGGCTGTGGCAGATATGGGACGTGTTATCAAGGAAACGGCTACTCTATCTGATATGGGAGCGGCCAAGTTGGTTGTATTTGCTAATGCTGTTGAGGACAATCCATTTATGGCGGGTGCCTTCCATGGTGTTGGGGAGGCAGATGTTATCATCAATGTCGGAGTTTCTGGTCCTGGTGTTGTGAAACGTGCCTTGGAAAAAGTTCGTGGACAGAGCTTTGATGTAGTAGCCGAAACAGTTAAGAAAACTGCCTTTAAAATCACTCGTATTGGTCAATTGGTTGGTCAGATGGCTAGTGAAAGACTGGGTGTGGAGTTTGGTATTGTGGACTTGAGTTTGGCGCCAACTCCTGCGGTTGGAGATTCTGTTGCACGTGTCCTTGAAGAAATGGGGCTAGAAACAGTTGGTACGCATGGAACGACGGCTGCCTTGGCTCTCTTGAATGACCAAGTTAAGAAGGGCGGAGTGATGGCCTGCAACCAAGTCGGTGGTTTGTCTGGTGCCTTTATCCCTGTTTCTGAGGATGAGGGGATGATTGCTGCAGTGCAAAATGGCTCTCTTAATTTGGAAAAATTAGAAGCCATGACGGCTATCTGTTCCGTTGGTTTAGATATGATTGCTATTCCAGAAGATACACCTGCTGAAACCATTGCGGCCATGATTGCAGATGAGGCTGCAATTGGTGTCATTAACATGAAAACAACAGCTGTTCGTATCATTCCAAAAGGAAAAGAAGGCGATATGATTGAGTTTGGTGGCCTATTAGGAACTGCACCTGTTATGAAGGTCAATGGAGCTTCGTCTGTCGATTTCATCTCTCGCGGAGGACAAATCCCAGCACCAATTCATAGCTTTAAAAATTAA
- a CDS encoding histidine phosphatase family protein, with amino-acid sequence MVKVRLYLVRHGKTMFNTIGRAQGWSDTPLTAEGERGIQELGIGLRESGLQFERAYSSDSGRTIQTMGIILDELGLQGKIPYRMDKRIREWCFGSFDGAYDGDLFMGIIPRIFNVDHVHQLSYAELAEGLVEVDTAGWAEGWEKLSGRIKEGFEAIAKEMEEQGGGNALVVSHGMTIGTIVYLINGMHPHGLDNGSVTILEYEDGQFSVEVVGDRSYRELGQQKMEEASI; translated from the coding sequence ATGGTAAAAGTACGATTGTATTTGGTACGTCATGGCAAGACTATGTTTAACACGATTGGTCGCGCGCAAGGTTGGAGCGATACTCCCTTAACAGCTGAAGGTGAACGAGGGATTCAAGAATTAGGAATCGGTTTGCGAGAATCTGGTCTACAGTTTGAGCGTGCTTATTCGAGTGATTCTGGTCGCACTATTCAGACAATGGGAATTATCCTTGATGAACTTGGTTTGCAGGGGAAAATCCCTTACCGCATGGACAAGCGTATCAGAGAATGGTGTTTTGGTAGCTTTGATGGAGCCTACGATGGCGATCTTTTCATGGGCATTATTCCTCGTATCTTTAATGTGGACCATGTTCACCAATTGTCTTATGCTGAACTGGCTGAGGGCTTGGTAGAGGTTGATACAGCTGGTTGGGCTGAAGGCTGGGAAAAACTCAGTGGCCGAATCAAGGAAGGTTTTGAAGCGATTGCCAAAGAAATGGAAGAACAAGGTGGGGGCAATGCCCTTGTCGTCAGCCACGGAATGACCATCGGAACCATTGTTTATCTGATTAATGGCATGCATCCGCATGGTCTCGATAATGGTAGCGTAACGATCCTTGAATATGAGGACGGCCAGTTTAGCGTTGAGGTTGTCGGTGACCGTAGTTACCGGGAGTTAGGACAGCAGAAGATGGAGGAAGCCTCTATTTAA